The Anabaena sp. WA102 genome contains a region encoding:
- the psb28 gene encoding photosystem II reaction center protein Psb28 yields MAKIQFAKGIEERVVPDVRLTRAKQGESGTATFVFTNPDILSQDGTDEVTGLYLIDEEGEIVIPGVQGKFVNGKPESLEAIYVMKSNEEWDRFMRFMNRYAEQNGLGLSKS; encoded by the coding sequence ATGGCGAAAATTCAGTTTGCTAAAGGTATTGAAGAAAGAGTAGTTCCAGATGTCCGGTTGACAAGAGCAAAACAAGGGGAAAGTGGTACAGCCACGTTTGTGTTCACCAATCCTGACATCTTGTCACAAGATGGTACAGATGAAGTTACCGGGTTGTATTTGATTGACGAAGAAGGGGAAATCGTGATTCCTGGGGTTCAGGGTAAATTTGTCAACGGTAAACCGGAATCCTTAGAAGCGATTTATGTGATGAAGTCTAATGAAGAATGGGATCGGTTTATGCGTTTCATGAATCGTTATGCTGAACAAAATGGACTCGGATTAAGCAAATCTTAA
- a CDS encoding alkaline phosphatase yields the protein MVIKSSTQFRFKRRLFTTALIIVVGIFITLTNHSSPATPVTKTKNVILMIGDGMGWEMARAGAMAKGYNYTSGKGEGLSFQTLDNYALATTYGTTIAPGNGVFSTGNSALSNSNPITGASPILPGFKFQPQFNPGNTPSGGGKNPQSNAVGNLVGYDPQRGGINPWTPGNDPEYIKHSYPDSANTATTLYTGVKSYNNAISVDIFEKPLETILKTAADHGKSTGIVTSVPIDHATPGAAAANVNRRNKYDGDYPTLDNILQQELRIYQPTVILGGGHPLTGASSQPLPTGVEPPTKFEYITKTTYAELSKNPNQNRYNYTFLERGKDAADKLGTTAAKLDPNMGDRLLGLYGARGQEGNLPVSTANGDYSNTGLSIFSLFGSQGKNPDTVRPLLAGETDKSFIAKEINENPTLDDLTKAALAVLSKDKDGFWLMVEGGDIDWAAHDDNLDNMIGTVLDFDKAVKTTIDWIKNNGGWENNLLIVTADHDHYLTLNPNFSELLKEKGAEALTAESDSIKAGHFWGSNPNIKYGWGNHANLPVPVYYQGKGSAVLTNSVGKGFQLYGYDIPGIKDLVDEIHIYQTQRKAIGNRE from the coding sequence ATGGTAATTAAATCTAGTACACAATTCCGATTTAAACGCCGTTTATTTACTACAGCGTTGATCATTGTAGTTGGTATATTCATCACTCTGACTAACCATTCTAGCCCCGCTACACCTGTCACTAAAACCAAAAACGTCATTCTGATGATTGGGGACGGTATGGGCTGGGAAATGGCTCGCGCTGGGGCTATGGCTAAAGGATATAATTACACTTCTGGTAAGGGGGAAGGACTGAGTTTTCAAACTCTGGATAATTACGCCCTTGCTACCACCTATGGTACTACCATTGCTCCTGGTAATGGGGTTTTCAGCACGGGTAACTCTGCGTTATCAAACTCTAATCCGATTACAGGTGCTAGTCCGATTCTACCAGGGTTTAAATTCCAACCTCAATTTAATCCCGGAAATACACCGTCTGGAGGAGGTAAAAATCCTCAATCTAATGCGGTAGGTAATTTAGTGGGTTATGATCCTCAGCGTGGGGGAATAAATCCTTGGACACCTGGGAATGATCCTGAATATATCAAGCATAGTTATCCTGATTCTGCTAATACAGCGACTACTCTGTACACAGGAGTCAAAAGCTATAACAATGCTATTTCTGTGGATATATTTGAAAAACCTTTAGAAACCATTCTCAAAACTGCGGCTGATCATGGTAAATCTACGGGGATTGTGACTTCTGTTCCTATTGATCATGCTACACCGGGAGCAGCAGCAGCAAACGTGAATCGTCGCAATAAATATGATGGTGATTATCCAACTTTAGATAATATTCTTCAGCAGGAACTTCGCATATATCAACCAACTGTAATTTTAGGTGGTGGTCATCCTCTCACAGGTGCGAGTAGTCAACCTCTGCCTACGGGCGTAGAACCGCCAACTAAGTTTGAATATATCACTAAAACGACCTATGCAGAATTGAGTAAAAACCCCAATCAAAACCGCTATAACTACACATTTTTAGAACGGGGAAAAGATGCGGCTGATAAGTTAGGGACTACTGCGGCTAAATTAGATCCAAATATGGGCGATCGCTTGTTAGGATTATATGGAGCTAGGGGACAAGAGGGAAATCTCCCTGTAAGTACCGCTAATGGTGATTACAGTAATACCGGTTTGAGTATCTTTTCCCTGTTTGGTTCTCAAGGAAAAAACCCCGATACAGTTCGGCCTCTACTTGCTGGAGAAACCGACAAATCTTTTATTGCGAAAGAAATTAATGAAAATCCCACACTTGATGATTTAACCAAAGCAGCTTTAGCAGTTTTATCTAAAGACAAAGATGGATTTTGGTTAATGGTAGAAGGTGGTGATATTGATTGGGCTGCCCATGATGATAACTTAGATAATATGATTGGGACAGTCTTGGATTTTGATAAGGCTGTAAAAACAACAATTGACTGGATTAAAAATAACGGTGGTTGGGAAAATAATCTACTAATTGTCACCGCCGATCATGATCATTATCTCACTTTAAATCCCAACTTTTCCGAACTGCTGAAAGAAAAAGGTGCAGAAGCTTTAACCGCTGAATCTGATTCTATCAAAGCTGGTCATTTTTGGGGTTCTAATCCTAATATCAAATATGGTTGGGGAAATCATGCTAACCTTCCAGTTCCTGTTTATTATCAAGGTAAGGGTTCAGCAGTTTTAACTAATTCTGTCGGTAAGGGGTTTCAACTTTATGGCTATGATATTCCTGGTATTAAAGATTTAGTAGACGAAATCCACATTTATCAAACTCAGCGGAAGGCAATAGGGAACAGGGAGTAG
- a CDS encoding LmeA family phospholipid-binding protein encodes MFGGLTGLTDTKSTDWGERMLNTVASQTIRHLFTQSESVEVFVRCYPSSKLLQGSIDSFKMNGCGLVIRKDFAVEEMSFETDAVAIDFGSVLSGKLTLKQPTQAVAQVILSEEGINRAFESELVKKRLLNLSEPTLIAISGGEPISFTEVEVKLLPENRLHLVAKADLNNGELIPLAMTVGIGIERRRRVSFKEPKIELEGVPEAQREISQTLSVALVEILDNMVDLDRFDLDGVKMRLNRLETEGQRLIFSGYAEIERIPHSS; translated from the coding sequence ATGTTCGGCGGACTTACTGGTTTAACAGATACCAAAAGCACCGATTGGGGAGAGCGAATGCTCAACACAGTCGCCAGTCAAACGATTCGCCACCTGTTTACCCAGAGCGAGTCGGTAGAAGTCTTTGTGCGCTGCTATCCCTCCAGCAAACTGTTGCAAGGCAGCATTGACAGCTTTAAAATGAACGGCTGCGGCTTAGTAATTCGTAAAGACTTCGCAGTAGAGGAAATGTCTTTTGAAACCGATGCAGTCGCCATTGACTTCGGCTCGGTTTTAAGTGGTAAACTTACCCTCAAACAACCTACCCAGGCTGTAGCTCAGGTGATTCTATCAGAAGAAGGTATTAATCGGGCTTTTGAGTCAGAATTGGTGAAAAAGCGCCTGCTTAACCTTTCCGAACCCACTTTGATTGCCATATCTGGTGGCGAACCAATTTCTTTTACCGAAGTTGAGGTCAAGCTATTACCTGAAAATCGCTTGCATTTAGTAGCTAAAGCTGATTTAAACAACGGCGAACTCATACCACTAGCTATGACTGTCGGTATTGGGATTGAAAGAAGAAGGCGGGTTTCTTTCAAAGAACCAAAGATTGAACTTGAGGGAGTTCCAGAAGCACAAAGAGAAATTTCCCAGACTTTAAGTGTGGCATTGGTAGAAATTTTGGATAATATGGTTGATTTAGATCGCTTTGATTTAGATGGGGTAAAAATGCGACTAAATCGTTTAGAAACAGAAGGTCAAAGATTGATTTTTAGTGGTTATGCAGAAATAGAAAGAATTCCTCACAGTTCCTGA